In one Populus nigra chromosome 12, ddPopNigr1.1, whole genome shotgun sequence genomic region, the following are encoded:
- the LOC133670038 gene encoding immune-associated nucleotide-binding protein 9-like encodes MMGGSAIDDDWELASPSNGVRTVVLVGRTGNGKSATGNSILGRKAFKSRASSSGITSTCELQSTVLGDGQIINVIDTPGLFDFSAGSEFVGREIVKCINMAKDGIHAVLVVFSVRTRFSQEEEAALRSLQTLFGSKILDYMIVVFTGGDELEDNDETLEDYLGRECPQPLKEVLKLCENRRVLFDNKTKDLSKRAEQMQELLSLVNRVIEQNAGQPYSDELFAEIQKGEMNFRDQQEEVNSMKGNISIREISELKEQMQIQYEEQLKRVTEMVEMKLKEATGNLERRLAEEHAARLRAEENAQSEQRKSNEEIRMLRESLEKAQEELRKKGGCAIL; translated from the exons ATGATGGGTGGAAGTGCAATAGATGATGATTGGGAGCTTGCTTCACCATCCAATGGGGTTCGAACAGTTGTTTTAGTTGGACGCACAGGCAATGGAAAAAGTGCAACCGGTAACAGTATTCTTGGAAGAAAGGCCTTCAAGTCAAGAGCTAGCTCATCTGGTATTACCAGTACTTGTGAATTGCAGAGTACTGTACTGGGAGATGGTCAAATTATCAATGTCATTGATACTCCTG GACTCTTTGATTTTTCTGCTGGATCTGAATTTGTTGGCAGAGAAATTGTCAAATGTATTAATATGGCAAAGGATGGGATCCACGCAGTCCTTGTAGTCTTCTCAGTTAGGACCCGCTTTTCACAGGAAGAAGAAGCAGCCCTTCGCAGCTTACAAACTTTGTTTGGAAGTAAGATTCTTGACTACATGATTGTAGTCTTCACTGGGGGAGATGAGCTTGAAGATAATGATGAGACATTAGAAGATTATTTGGGCCGCGAGTGTCCACAACCTTTAAAG GAAGTTCTCAAGTTGTGTGAGAATCGACGAGTTCTTTTCGATAACAAAACTAAAGATTTATCTAAGAGAGCTGAGCAGATGCAGGAGCTTCTCTCCCTTGTAAACAGGGTCATAGAACAGAATGCTGGGCAACCATACAGTGATGAATTATTTGCTGAAATACAG AAAGGGGAAATGAACTTCCGTGATCAACAAGAAGAGGTTAATTCCATGAAAGGGAACATTTCTATACGAGAAATATCAGAGTTGAAGGAGCAGATGCAAATACAATATGAAGAACAGCTGAAACGAGTAACTGAGATG GTTGAGATGAAGCTTAAAGAGGCAACCGGTAATCTTGAGCGGCGGTTGGCAGAAGAGCATGCTGCTCGACTTCGCGCAGAAGAGAATGCACAATCAGAGCAAAGGAAATCAAACGAAGAAATTCGCATGCTAAGAGAGAGTCTAGAGAAGGCTCAGGAGGAGCTCCGTAAGAAGGGAGGCTGTGCCATTCTCTGA
- the LOC133669324 gene encoding putative methylesterase 14, chloroplastic, whose amino-acid sequence MGNLICMTKKDTRDNNHGSKSKRMGRSQRKLLAEEEFLHRQALSMALQQHQLSQRFDGSMSRRIGSTSSRRRNLSDPFSNGKQAPDFLENMKLNKFVLVHGEGFGAWCWYKTIALLEEAGLVPIAIDLTGSGIDLADTNSVTTLAEYSKPLISYLENLPEDEQVILVGHSTGGACVSYALEHCPQKISKAIFLCATMVSDGQRPFDVFAEELGSTERFMQESQFLIHGNGKDKPPTGFMFEKQQMKGLYFNQSPTKDVALAMVSMRPIPLGPVMEKLSLSPEKYGTGRRFFIQTLDDHALSLDVQEKLVRDSPPERVFKIKGSDHCPFFSKPQSLHKILLEIARIP is encoded by the exons ATGGGTAATTTAATTTGCATGACAAAGAAGGACACTAGAGATAATAATCATGGATCAAAAAGCAAGAGAATGGGTAGGTCTCAAAGGAAGTTGTTGGCAGAGGAGGAGTTCTTGCATAGACAAGCTCTTTCTATGGCACTACAACAGCACCAATTGTCTCAGAGATTTGATGGATCCATGTCCAGGAGGATTGGTTCAACTAGCTCTAGAAGAAGAAATCTCTCTGATCCTTTCTCTAATGGCAAACAG GCACCAGACTTTCTGGAGAATATGAAGTTAAATAAGTTTGTTCTGGTGCATGGAGAAGGTTTTGGAGCATGGTGTTGGTACAAAACGATTGCTTTGTTGGAGGAAGCAGGATTGGTTCCTATTGCCATAGATCTAACAGGATCTGGTATTGATCTGGCAGATACAAACAGTGTCACAACATTGGCAGAGTACTCAAAACCATTGATTAGTTATTTAGAAAACTTGCCTGAGGATGAACAG GTTATTTTGGTTGGCCATAGTACTGGAGGTGCATGTGTCTCTTATGCACTTGAGCATTGCCCCCAAAAGATCTCGAAAGCTATTTTTCTCTGTGCTACAATGGTGTCTGATGGTCAGAGGCCTTTTGATGTGTTTGCTGAAGAG CTTGGATCTACAGAACGTTTTATGCAAGAATCACAGTTTCTGATTCATGGAAATGGTAAAGACAAGCCTCCTACAGGATTTATGTTTGAGAAACAGCAAATGAAAGGTTTATATTTCAATCAATCACCAACAAAG GATGTTGCGTTGGCCATGGTTTCAATGAGACCCATTCCACTTGGTCCCGTCATGGAGAAGCTATCATTGTCCCCTGAAAAATATGGAACTGGCCGGCGGTTCTTCATTCAGACACTGGACGATCATGCTCTTTCACTAGATGTCCAAGAAAAGCTAGTGAGGGATAGTCCACCAGAAAGAGTCTTCAAGATTAAAGGAAGTGATCACTGCCCATTCTTTTCAAAGCCTCAGTCCCTTCATAAAATATTGTTGGAAATTGCTCGAATTCCATAG